In Syntrophorhabdales bacterium, the following are encoded in one genomic region:
- a CDS encoding polyprenyl synthetase family protein has product MGNISDIIGQDLAQLEQSIDRLLTTKVPFIKEVVHHIVKSGGKRIRPTLVILSAKMCGATDDRHIPYAAIIEFIHTATLLHDDVVDNAKIRRGRQTANTVWGNEPSVLVGDFLFTKSFDLMVQTQNAEILKVMANATTKLAEGEIMELLRTSDINTSEKDYYEVIDNKTAVLLAAACEIGAILGDVEVEKRLALREFGYHLGMAFQLKDDLLDYIATDSTLGKNTGIDFKEGKVTLPLIHALQFADAAERGIIATALQKKTTSKKDFQKVKEIIEKYGGLEYTSKVSEEHVDKARRFLSLFSPSPYKEALTELATYIITRQA; this is encoded by the coding sequence ATGGGGAACATCAGCGATATCATAGGTCAGGACCTGGCCCAACTGGAGCAGTCTATTGATAGACTACTCACAACAAAGGTGCCCTTCATCAAGGAGGTTGTTCACCATATCGTAAAATCGGGCGGGAAAAGAATACGCCCCACACTCGTCATTCTGTCGGCCAAAATGTGCGGCGCTACGGATGACCGGCATATTCCCTACGCAGCCATCATCGAGTTTATTCACACTGCCACGCTTCTCCACGATGACGTGGTTGACAATGCAAAAATCAGGAGGGGCCGCCAAACGGCGAATACGGTCTGGGGAAACGAACCCAGCGTGCTGGTAGGCGATTTCCTGTTCACAAAATCTTTTGACCTCATGGTACAGACCCAGAACGCGGAAATCCTGAAAGTCATGGCGAATGCCACGACGAAGCTGGCAGAAGGCGAAATCATGGAACTTCTCAGAACGTCGGACATCAACACGTCGGAAAAGGACTATTACGAGGTCATAGATAACAAGACTGCCGTACTCCTGGCGGCAGCCTGTGAAATAGGAGCCATTCTGGGTGATGTCGAGGTAGAGAAACGCCTGGCGCTTAGGGAATTCGGCTATCATCTCGGCATGGCTTTTCAGCTCAAGGATGATCTCCTCGATTATATTGCTACCGATTCCACGCTGGGCAAGAATACAGGCATAGACTTCAAAGAAGGCAAAGTGACGCTTCCGCTCATCCATGCCCTTCAATTTGCAGATGCCGCAGAGCGAGGGATCATAGCGACAGCTCTGCAGAAGAAAACAACGAGCAAGAAAGATTTTCAGAAAGTGAAAGAGATAATAGAAAAATATGGCGGGCTCGAATATACATCAAAGGTATCAGAAGAACATGTTGATAAAGCCAGAAGGTTCCTTTCTCTTTTTTCTCCTTCGCCTTACAAAGAGGCGCTGACGGAATTGGCCACCTATATCATCACACGACAAGCCTAA
- a CDS encoding methyltransferase, with amino-acid sequence MRSTCRLNQPTFFRRYSRVSYFIAMLEHPAPDETLTPLCHGRLIFIQKKGAYRFSIDPILLSNFVVLKKQERMLDIGTGCGIIPVYMSKRYPGNSITGVEIQKDLFELAKKNVLLNKCENLHILHGDIKNVMTKIDRPFHVVVANPPYVKKQGGRKSPQRSRHMARYEYSLDLDSLFTVSARLLYTKGRLYLIYPVKRLAELASVASAHRIEPRRLRLVHPRAGEPANLFLIECMKGGGTELKVEPPLYIYEDREYSNEVASYYA; translated from the coding sequence ATGCGCTCTACATGCCGCCTAAATCAACCTACTTTTTTCCGAAGATACTCACGGGTCTCGTATTTTATAGCTATGCTTGAGCATCCGGCTCCCGACGAGACCCTGACGCCCCTCTGCCATGGGCGACTGATCTTTATACAAAAAAAGGGAGCCTATCGATTCTCCATTGACCCCATCCTGTTGTCGAATTTCGTTGTCTTGAAGAAGCAGGAAAGAATGTTGGATATCGGCACCGGCTGTGGTATCATACCCGTGTATATGTCAAAGCGTTATCCCGGAAACAGCATCACGGGGGTAGAAATTCAGAAAGATCTTTTCGAACTCGCGAAAAAAAATGTCCTCCTCAACAAATGCGAGAATCTCCACATCTTACACGGAGACATCAAAAATGTAATGACAAAAATTGACCGGCCGTTTCACGTAGTCGTGGCAAATCCGCCCTACGTGAAGAAGCAGGGTGGACGAAAGAGCCCTCAACGTTCCCGTCACATGGCCCGCTACGAATACTCTCTTGACTTAGACTCCCTTTTTACCGTTTCTGCCCGCCTTCTTTATACCAAGGGACGGCTATATCTGATCTATCCTGTAAAGAGGCTGGCAGAACTTGCTTCCGTCGCCTCAGCCCATCGAATCGAACCTCGCCGCCTCAGGCTTGTGCATCCCAGAGCTGGCGAGCCTGCCAACCTTTTTTTGATCGAATGCATGAAAGGCGGAGGCACCGAACTGAAGGTGGAGCCGCCCCTCTACATTTACGAGGATCGTGAATATAGTAACGAAGTAGCATCCTACTACGCCTGA
- a CDS encoding DUF1015 domain-containing protein produces MRPFKGLLYNRRTIGDISRCVCPPYDIIPDPKIYYERSPFNAIRLEVPVATSATSEYDAAAGTLAAWVSDHVLEVDERETAYVYEQEFVLDGITHTRRGFIPLVKLSPDSILTHEQTRKAAREDREKLIRRLKTFTSLVFALYEDREKEIERLIASADKELIYSFTDELSIQNRFYRVRGERDLGEFTALMEGKKLYIADGHHRLSVAYKLGLSYVAMYLTDMHSEGIVILPYHRVVRSESGYRLSSLLDAVKGIFRVKQVALTGPETLTSALRDLSGTNPSFALFSKEDTAHLYVLSQEKPFFRDVAVPETLRKLNVNIAHSGVLKGLFGVKEEEISFPHDAAEASGLVLSGAYDFALFVPSTTVEEVRDVADHALYMPPKSTYFFPKILTGLVFYSYA; encoded by the coding sequence GTGCGGCCTTTTAAGGGGCTTCTTTACAACAGGCGAACGATAGGCGATATCAGCCGATGCGTCTGCCCTCCCTACGACATCATACCGGACCCCAAGATATATTATGAACGAAGTCCTTTCAACGCTATCAGGCTTGAAGTCCCGGTGGCCACGTCTGCCACATCCGAATACGATGCAGCAGCGGGGACGCTTGCAGCGTGGGTTAGCGATCACGTACTGGAAGTCGACGAAAGGGAAACAGCCTATGTCTACGAACAGGAGTTCGTTCTCGACGGCATAACGCACACCCGGCGGGGCTTCATTCCCCTCGTGAAGCTCAGCCCGGACAGCATCCTCACCCATGAGCAGACGAGGAAGGCGGCACGGGAAGACAGGGAAAAGCTTATACGGAGACTTAAGACCTTTACCAGCCTGGTGTTTGCGTTGTACGAAGACAGAGAGAAAGAGATCGAGAGACTGATTGCCTCTGCCGACAAGGAACTGATCTATTCCTTCACCGATGAACTCTCGATCCAGAATCGGTTTTACAGGGTGAGGGGTGAGAGGGATCTGGGCGAATTTACCGCCCTCATGGAGGGCAAGAAGCTGTATATTGCGGACGGTCACCACAGGTTGAGCGTCGCCTACAAGCTTGGGCTTTCTTACGTAGCAATGTATTTAACTGATATGCATTCGGAAGGCATCGTGATACTGCCGTATCACAGAGTAGTCAGGTCAGAATCCGGGTATAGGCTCAGCAGCCTGCTGGATGCGGTCAAGGGCATCTTCAGGGTGAAACAAGTTGCGCTCACGGGTCCTGAAACGCTCACCAGCGCTCTCCGCGACCTCTCAGGCACAAATCCCTCCTTCGCCCTTTTTAGCAAAGAGGATACGGCGCACTTGTATGTCCTCTCCCAGGAAAAGCCGTTCTTCAGGGACGTTGCTGTCCCGGAGACATTAAGAAAGCTCAACGTAAATATCGCACATTCAGGCGTTCTGAAGGGGCTGTTCGGTGTGAAGGAGGAAGAGATTTCATTCCCTCACGATGCTGCCGAGGCGTCCGGGCTCGTCTTAAGCGGCGCATACGATTTTGCCCTCTTTGTCCCTTCCACTACCGTGGAAGAGGTCAGGGACGTAGCCGATCATGCGCTCTACATGCCGCCTAAATCAACCTACTTTTTTCCGAAGATACTCACGGGTCTCGTATTTTATAGCTATGCTTGA
- a CDS encoding methyl-accepting chemotaxis protein, which produces MRTSLGNLNMQRKVLLPPLVVTFFFVLCTVLSYKGLIAQKRAIEDIFASRFRSYQSGTQVIGDIGRIHANLYRSLSLGPAGYKKTQVEEFAKSQLDVIDETSKLMQKLAAENATDADAKAEYQLALVRLGEYRKIASQVAGAASIDNPAATKAMLDAESKFQLVVKTLQDLMRHEYVLSEKSYQAAMAGANSVSQAFVIVAIIAFAGSLVMSLYVARVLLAPIKKAIAMIEHMTKGEWNLTKRLDVDTNDEIGTLSRWFNTFIGELHGIVSKMSEVTNLLASAAAELSIVSLESAQRAERQSSETTQIATAIEEMSQAVTEVARNSEATSGLATKTIEVAAEGRRVVASVLEGMGRIEQSVREAGTVVASLRKNSGQIGDIVGIINDIADQTNLLALNAAIEAARAGEAGRGFAVVAAEVRKLAEHTTSATKQIRVVIETMRTDTAVVVSSMETGTKEVAQWAELTHGAAKALDDIVDMVRQVGQKINEIAIAAAEQSATTDEIARNTDSVSRLTTELAAASEQSAASANELSRLAEELKSTVGRFTT; this is translated from the coding sequence GTGCGCACATCCTTGGGAAACCTTAATATGCAGCGGAAGGTACTGCTGCCGCCGCTGGTCGTGACGTTCTTCTTTGTCTTGTGCACGGTGCTCTCTTACAAGGGGCTTATTGCCCAGAAAAGGGCGATAGAGGATATTTTTGCGAGCCGCTTTCGCAGCTACCAGAGTGGTACTCAGGTCATCGGGGACATAGGACGTATTCACGCGAATCTCTATAGATCATTGAGCCTTGGCCCTGCCGGTTACAAAAAGACACAGGTGGAAGAATTCGCAAAGAGCCAGCTCGATGTCATCGACGAAACCTCTAAACTCATGCAGAAGTTGGCTGCTGAGAATGCCACGGACGCTGACGCGAAGGCCGAGTACCAGCTTGCCCTTGTGCGACTTGGTGAATACAGGAAGATTGCTTCCCAGGTTGCCGGTGCGGCAAGCATCGATAATCCGGCTGCTACCAAGGCTATGCTTGATGCGGAATCAAAATTCCAGCTGGTCGTGAAGACCCTCCAAGACCTCATGCGGCACGAATACGTCTTGAGCGAAAAGAGTTACCAGGCAGCCATGGCCGGAGCTAACTCCGTGTCTCAGGCGTTTGTGATTGTGGCAATCATCGCTTTTGCGGGTTCGCTTGTCATGAGCCTGTACGTGGCCAGAGTGCTGTTGGCGCCCATCAAAAAGGCTATCGCTATGATTGAACACATGACAAAAGGGGAATGGAATCTGACGAAGCGGCTCGATGTCGATACCAATGACGAGATTGGCACTCTTTCCCGATGGTTTAACACCTTCATTGGCGAGCTGCACGGGATAGTGAGCAAGATGTCTGAGGTTACAAACCTCCTGGCTTCGGCCGCGGCGGAACTCTCCATCGTCTCCCTGGAATCGGCGCAACGGGCGGAACGACAGAGCAGCGAGACGACGCAAATCGCTACCGCCATCGAAGAAATGAGCCAGGCGGTGACGGAAGTTGCGCGAAATTCGGAGGCAACATCCGGCTTGGCTACGAAGACGATAGAGGTTGCCGCAGAGGGGCGGAGAGTCGTCGCAAGCGTTCTTGAAGGTATGGGCCGGATCGAACAGTCAGTGAGAGAGGCGGGAACCGTGGTTGCGTCGCTCCGGAAGAATTCCGGCCAGATCGGGGACATCGTGGGGATCATCAATGATATCGCCGACCAGACAAACCTGCTCGCACTCAACGCTGCAATCGAAGCTGCCCGCGCGGGAGAAGCAGGACGAGGCTTTGCCGTCGTTGCGGCTGAAGTCCGGAAGCTCGCGGAACACACCACGAGCGCTACGAAACAGATTCGCGTGGTCATCGAGACGATGAGGACCGATACCGCTGTAGTAGTCTCGTCGATGGAGACGGGTACAAAAGAGGTTGCTCAGTGGGCTGAGCTGACGCATGGCGCTGCAAAAGCGCTGGATGACATCGTCGATATGGTGCGACAGGTCGGCCAGAAGATAAATGAGATCGCGATAGCTGCCGCAGAACAATCGGCGACTACTGACGAGATCGCCAGGAACACCGACTCTGTCTCCCGGCTTACCACAGAACTGGCTGCAGCATCAGAACAGTCGGCAGCGTCCGCTAATGAGCTCTCCAGGCTTGCGGAAGAATTAAAGTCGACAGTGGGACGGTTTACTACCTAG
- the hypF gene encoding carbamoyltransferase HypF yields the protein MAPEARQLRHISVRGVVQGVGFRPFVFKLAHDCGLTGWVLNTSSGVEIEVEGTEASIELFLGRLVSDAPPLAHIEGLRTTTPHSAGYTSFEIRESQQDEGYQLISPDIAICHECAAEIFDPRNRRYRYPFTNCTNCGPRFTIISDIPYDRHNTTMSAFQMCECCRKEYEDPLNRRFHAQPNACPVCGPRVWLENERGERIECDDAIRKAASLLNAGSIIAVKGLGGFHLACDAYSQTAVSTLRDKKNRPDKPFAVMMKSLDDVNRECVYDHEEAALLSSPQAPIVLLDWRQESRLVRNVAPGNRYLGVMLAYTPLHLLLLSDFSRSLVMTSGNITEEPIVKDNEEAKQRLKGLADYFLLHDRDIHSRYDDSVYMVAQKKPQPLRRARSYAPFPVKLPYHGTPLLAVGAQEKSSFCVTRGEYAFVSQHIGDLENIETLEHFSATIDLYKKLFKIKPELVAHDLHPDYLSTRYALEQKRGTPVVGVQHHHAHIASCMIDNGVTEPVIGVAFDGSGFSPDGTVWGGEFIVSRFNGFERVGHMEPLPMPGNELAIRRPYRLAVAYLHRLFGSAPDLPFARAIGEEEQRIIINQLEQSINTPLTSSCGRLFDAVSALLNIRKRITFEGQAAIELEMVSEQRGDAQSYAYGMTKRGDTWEVLLSPLLEGIIGDLGFGVPASEIGLRFHETIARLIRDVVTRVSAETGICRVALSGGCFQNRLLLRRTLPLLRQAGLEVLLHHQVPCNDGGISLGQAAIAHAMLASFI from the coding sequence GTGGCTCCGGAAGCTCGCCAACTGAGGCATATCTCTGTCCGGGGCGTTGTCCAGGGCGTCGGCTTCCGCCCCTTCGTATTCAAACTGGCTCACGACTGCGGCCTCACCGGCTGGGTTCTCAACACAAGCAGTGGCGTCGAGATAGAAGTTGAGGGGACAGAAGCGTCAATAGAGCTGTTCCTTGGCCGCCTGGTGAGCGATGCTCCGCCCCTTGCGCACATAGAAGGGCTGCGGACCACGACGCCGCATTCCGCTGGCTACACCTCCTTTGAAATCAGGGAAAGCCAGCAGGATGAGGGCTACCAGCTAATCTCGCCCGACATCGCCATCTGCCATGAGTGCGCCGCGGAGATCTTCGATCCGCGCAACCGGAGATACCGCTATCCGTTTACGAACTGCACCAATTGCGGCCCTCGCTTCACGATCATCTCAGATATCCCCTACGATCGCCACAATACAACCATGTCGGCGTTCCAGATGTGTGAGTGCTGCAGGAAAGAGTACGAGGATCCTCTCAACCGCCGTTTTCATGCGCAGCCGAATGCGTGCCCGGTCTGCGGACCCAGGGTCTGGCTGGAGAACGAAAGAGGCGAACGGATAGAGTGTGATGACGCGATCAGAAAAGCCGCCTCCCTGCTCAACGCAGGTTCTATCATCGCAGTCAAGGGACTCGGGGGCTTTCACCTGGCATGCGACGCTTACAGCCAAACAGCGGTCAGCACCTTGAGGGATAAAAAGAATCGGCCCGACAAACCTTTTGCCGTCATGATGAAGAGCCTGGACGATGTAAACAGGGAGTGTGTGTACGATCACGAAGAGGCGGCACTGCTCTCATCTCCCCAGGCCCCTATAGTGCTTCTTGATTGGAGGCAGGAGTCACGGCTGGTGCGAAATGTGGCACCGGGCAACAGGTACCTCGGCGTCATGCTGGCCTACACGCCTCTGCATCTTCTTCTTCTTTCTGATTTCTCCCGATCGCTTGTAATGACCAGCGGCAACATCACTGAAGAACCTATAGTAAAAGATAACGAGGAGGCAAAACAGCGGCTGAAGGGCCTTGCCGACTATTTTCTTCTCCATGACAGGGACATCCATTCCCGCTACGACGACAGTGTGTATATGGTCGCACAAAAAAAACCGCAGCCCCTGAGAAGAGCAAGAAGCTATGCGCCCTTCCCAGTCAAGCTTCCCTATCACGGCACGCCTCTCTTGGCAGTGGGCGCCCAGGAAAAGAGCAGTTTCTGCGTCACGAGAGGCGAATACGCCTTTGTGAGCCAGCATATAGGGGACCTTGAAAACATTGAGACCCTGGAACACTTTTCAGCAACGATAGATCTCTACAAAAAACTCTTCAAAATAAAACCTGAGCTGGTTGCTCACGACCTCCATCCGGACTATCTCTCCACCCGCTATGCGCTCGAACAGAAGAGGGGCACACCTGTCGTCGGCGTGCAGCACCATCATGCCCACATCGCCTCCTGCATGATAGATAATGGCGTAACAGAACCGGTGATCGGTGTCGCGTTTGACGGTTCGGGGTTTTCTCCTGACGGCACTGTTTGGGGTGGAGAGTTTATTGTCTCGCGCTTCAATGGATTCGAACGGGTCGGACACATGGAGCCGCTTCCCATGCCGGGAAACGAGCTCGCCATAAGAAGACCGTACCGGCTCGCTGTAGCATACCTTCACCGGCTCTTCGGCTCTGCGCCGGACCTGCCTTTCGCCAGGGCCATCGGCGAGGAGGAGCAACGCATCATCATCAACCAGTTAGAGCAGAGCATCAATACACCCTTGACATCCTCGTGCGGACGCTTATTCGATGCGGTAAGCGCCTTGCTTAACATTCGTAAGAGAATTACCTTCGAAGGGCAGGCGGCGATTGAGCTTGAGATGGTATCAGAGCAGAGAGGAGACGCGCAGAGCTACGCGTACGGCATGACAAAGCGTGGCGACACCTGGGAGGTACTCCTCTCGCCGCTCCTGGAGGGGATTATCGGGGATCTAGGTTTCGGAGTACCTGCGAGTGAGATAGGATTACGATTTCACGAAACCATTGCTCGGCTTATACGCGACGTGGTTACGCGCGTCTCCGCAGAGACCGGGATCTGCCGCGTCGCCCTGAGCGGCGGCTGCTTCCAGAACCGGCTGCTTCTGAGAAGGACCCTGCCGCTTTTGCGCCAAGCCGGGCTTGAGGTGCTGCTTCACCATCAGGTTCCCTGCAATGACGGCGGTATCTCCCTGGGCCAGGCTGCCATCGCTCATGCTATGCTGGCTTCATTCATATAG
- the hypE gene encoding hydrogenase expression/formation protein HypE, translated as MDEKLIVLGHGSGGLLSHELVEKVFLRHLGNAVLSPLEDSAVFESPDSLLAFTTDSYVVKPIFFPGGDIGRLAVCGTVNDLSMRGARPLYLSAGFIIEEGLPVDELEKVVASMARAADEAGVSIACGDTKVVERHAADKLFINTSGVGVLARGVTISASNAKPQDSVIVSGTVGDHGITILSQRQGLQFKASTTSDAAPLNGLVQEMLAGCPGIHAMRDPTRGGLATTLNEIAKSSRVGIEIEEESIPVSGPVDRACEMLGLDPLYLANEGKLVVMVAKEETERLLDIMRNNVYGRAAAVIGRVTAERSGRVFVRNPYGIKRVIEILASDQFPRIC; from the coding sequence ATGGATGAAAAACTAATAGTGCTTGGTCACGGAAGTGGTGGTCTGCTCAGTCATGAGCTCGTGGAAAAGGTCTTTCTGCGCCATCTCGGCAATGCGGTCCTCTCGCCGCTGGAAGATTCAGCCGTTTTCGAGTCTCCCGACTCACTGCTTGCCTTCACTACCGACAGCTATGTCGTGAAGCCGATTTTCTTTCCCGGTGGCGATATTGGCAGGCTAGCTGTCTGCGGGACGGTAAATGATCTATCCATGAGGGGAGCCAGACCTCTTTACCTCAGTGCAGGATTCATCATCGAAGAGGGCCTGCCTGTCGATGAGCTAGAGAAAGTCGTCGCTTCGATGGCGAGAGCAGCAGACGAGGCCGGGGTCAGCATCGCCTGTGGCGACACAAAAGTTGTGGAAAGACATGCAGCAGACAAACTCTTCATAAACACATCAGGCGTGGGAGTGCTGGCGCGAGGTGTCACCATTTCGGCGAGCAACGCGAAGCCGCAAGACAGTGTGATTGTAAGCGGCACTGTAGGCGATCACGGCATTACGATCCTGAGTCAACGGCAGGGGCTTCAGTTTAAGGCTTCTACAACAAGTGATGCTGCCCCGCTGAACGGACTGGTGCAGGAAATGCTCGCCGGCTGTCCCGGTATCCACGCCATGAGGGATCCGACCAGGGGTGGGCTTGCTACAACGCTCAATGAGATAGCAAAGAGTTCGCGGGTCGGCATCGAGATCGAAGAAGAGAGTATCCCCGTCTCTGGTCCCGTAGATCGGGCGTGCGAGATGCTGGGCCTCGACCCTCTCTACCTTGCAAATGAAGGGAAGCTTGTAGTGATGGTTGCGAAAGAAGAGACAGAGCGTCTTCTCGATATCATGCGAAACAACGTATACGGCCGCGCTGCAGCGGTGATCGGTAGAGTCACGGCCGAGCGGTCCGGCCGGGTTTTTGTGCGAAACCCTTACGGCATCAAGAGAGTTATCGAAATACTCGCCAGCGACCAGTTCCCGAGAATCTGTTAA
- a CDS encoding HypC/HybG/HupF family hydrogenase formation chaperone: MCLAVPALITNIQETMAEADLGGVATRVSLLFTPEAKVGDYVVMHAGYAISVLDAEEAEETLELLRHMAQADAVD; the protein is encoded by the coding sequence ATGTGCCTTGCTGTTCCCGCGCTCATTACTAACATCCAGGAGACAATGGCCGAAGCCGATCTTGGCGGAGTCGCCACGCGCGTAAGCCTTCTCTTTACACCGGAAGCAAAGGTCGGCGACTACGTGGTCATGCACGCGGGCTATGCCATAAGCGTCCTCGACGCAGAAGAAGCAGAAGAGACCCTCGAGCTCCTCCGGCACATGGCACAAGCCGATGCAGTCGATTAA
- the rsmI gene encoding 16S rRNA (cytidine(1402)-2'-O)-methyltransferase yields MSANKGTLYVVATPIGNLKDISARAIEVLQESDLVVAEDRERALKLLSHLDIRKPILTINAYNEERKADAIARQIATGKQCVLISGAGTPCISDPGNIVVRKCQDMGVDVRAVPGPSAVIAALSISGLSPDRFFFYGFLPQKRGKKRKIIAELLSRPFPVIFFESPRRLADTIEQISELAPDREVVLAKEMTKIYEELVRSRADQLTDYIPEDIKGEYTVIVAGTKFRKDRGPR; encoded by the coding sequence ATGTCTGCAAACAAAGGTACCCTCTATGTGGTGGCCACCCCCATCGGAAATCTCAAGGATATCAGCGCGAGAGCGATCGAAGTGCTGCAAGAATCGGACCTCGTTGTCGCTGAGGACCGGGAGCGCGCGCTCAAGCTGTTGAGCCATCTGGATATACGAAAGCCCATACTAACCATAAACGCGTACAACGAGGAGCGAAAAGCCGACGCCATCGCGCGGCAAATAGCCACCGGCAAACAGTGTGTGCTGATTTCAGGTGCTGGCACCCCGTGCATTTCCGACCCGGGCAACATCGTTGTTCGAAAATGCCAGGACATGGGGGTCGATGTGAGAGCCGTGCCCGGACCCTCAGCAGTCATAGCCGCGCTTTCCATTTCTGGCTTATCCCCTGACCGGTTTTTCTTCTACGGTTTTCTTCCGCAGAAGAGGGGGAAAAAGAGAAAGATCATCGCGGAATTGCTTTCCAGGCCTTTCCCCGTCATCTTCTTTGAGTCCCCTAGAAGACTGGCCGACACGATCGAGCAGATAAGCGAACTGGCTCCGGACCGGGAAGTCGTTCTTGCGAAAGAAATGACAAAAATATACGAGGAACTTGTGCGTTCCCGCGCAGACCAGCTGACCGATTACATCCCGGAGGACATCAAAGGCGAGTACACCGTCATAGTCGCCGGCACAAAGTTCAGGAAAGACAGAGGACCCAGGTAA
- the hypB gene encoding hydrogenase nickel incorporation protein HypB has product MKVKIVKNILDANDQMALENKKFFDAAGVLAINIMASPGAGKTSLILKTIDLLGLPVAVIEGDIASSFDAEKVGAKRVPVVQINTGGACHLDAAMIRKAVKKLSLKGARLLFVENVGNLVCPADFKLGESAKVVVASVPEGDDKPYKYPGMFSAATAVVLNKIDTLPVIDFDMRRFKKGVHAVNAAAPLFEVSCKTGEGLDSWIEWLRKLAN; this is encoded by the coding sequence ATGAAGGTGAAGATAGTTAAGAATATCCTTGACGCCAACGACCAGATGGCCCTTGAGAACAAGAAGTTCTTCGATGCAGCCGGCGTGCTCGCGATAAACATCATGGCATCTCCGGGCGCAGGAAAGACGAGCCTCATTCTCAAGACAATAGATCTCCTTGGCCTGCCTGTGGCGGTGATAGAAGGAGATATTGCGTCCAGTTTCGATGCGGAAAAAGTGGGAGCAAAGAGAGTGCCGGTCGTCCAGATCAATACCGGCGGTGCATGCCACCTCGACGCTGCCATGATCCGGAAGGCTGTCAAGAAACTGAGCCTCAAAGGTGCGCGCCTGCTCTTTGTAGAAAATGTAGGCAACCTTGTCTGCCCCGCAGATTTCAAGCTGGGAGAGAGTGCAAAGGTGGTGGTAGCTTCGGTGCCAGAAGGAGATGACAAGCCGTACAAGTATCCGGGAATGTTTTCCGCTGCCACAGCAGTTGTGCTCAACAAGATCGATACGCTTCCCGTCATCGACTTTGATATGCGACGCTTCAAGAAGGGCGTGCATGCGGTCAATGCGGCTGCACCCCTATTCGAAGTCTCCTGCAAGACAGGAGAAGGTCTGGATAGTTGGATAGAGTGGCTCCGGAAGCTCGCCAACTGA
- the hypD gene encoding hydrogenase formation protein HypD has protein sequence MQSIKAFRDPELVRKLTERIAGLSRTPLRIMEFCGTHTHAICRYGIRELLPPTIEMFSGPGCPVCVTDQADIDYAIALARVPQAIITTFGDLLKVPGSSGSLQTASASGAAVEVVYSPLNAVDFAEKNPERPVIFLGVGFETTAPMVAASVLEAIRRGLSNFYVYSMHKLTPPAMRAILDAKELSLGGILCPGHVSTVTGWHVWDFLADAYAIPAAVAGFEPTDVLWAIAEIAAQHESCRAEVTNTYPRSVTALGNIAAQEMMKQVFETGAAAWRGLGVIPESGLTLKAEYQTFDAAKVFQVDPGETIVQEGCRCGEILRGIMKPAECPLFRRACNPAQPVGPCMVSAEGTCAAYYEYG, from the coding sequence ATGCAGTCGATTAAAGCCTTCCGCGACCCCGAATTGGTTCGCAAACTCACGGAGCGCATCGCCGGTTTATCCCGTACGCCATTAAGAATAATGGAGTTCTGCGGTACTCACACACACGCCATCTGTAGATACGGCATTCGGGAACTATTGCCGCCGACCATCGAAATGTTCTCCGGTCCCGGCTGTCCTGTCTGCGTAACAGACCAGGCCGACATCGACTATGCCATAGCGCTTGCAAGAGTGCCCCAGGCAATCATAACGACGTTCGGCGATCTTCTCAAGGTTCCCGGAAGCAGCGGCAGCCTTCAAACTGCGTCTGCAAGCGGAGCTGCCGTAGAGGTCGTTTACTCTCCTCTCAATGCAGTCGACTTTGCTGAGAAGAACCCGGAACGTCCAGTCATCTTTCTGGGTGTGGGTTTCGAAACCACGGCCCCCATGGTTGCAGCCTCAGTTTTGGAGGCAATACGCCGTGGCCTTAGTAATTTCTACGTATACTCCATGCACAAGCTTACACCACCCGCCATGCGGGCAATACTGGACGCGAAAGAGCTCAGTCTTGGTGGTATTCTCTGTCCCGGCCATGTAAGCACGGTAACCGGATGGCACGTGTGGGATTTTCTTGCTGACGCGTATGCAATTCCTGCAGCGGTCGCGGGCTTTGAACCGACAGACGTGCTCTGGGCAATCGCGGAAATAGCGGCACAGCACGAGTCGTGCCGTGCAGAAGTAACCAACACCTACCCGAGAAGTGTGACTGCGTTGGGCAATATCGCAGCGCAAGAGATGATGAAGCAGGTTTTCGAGACCGGTGCGGCTGCATGGAGAGGCCTCGGTGTCATTCCGGAGAGCGGTTTGACCCTCAAAGCAGAGTATCAAACCTTCGATGCGGCAAAAGTGTTTCAAGTTGATCCCGGAGAAACAATCGTGCAGGAAGGCTGTCGCTGCGGAGAAATCTTACGCGGCATCATGAAGCCTGCGGAGTGTCCTCTCTTCAGGCGGGCTTGTAACCCGGCGCAACCGGTCGGGCCTTGTATGGTATCGGCAGAGGGGACATGCGCAGCCTATTATGAGTACGGATGA